In Argopecten irradians isolate NY chromosome 11, Ai_NY, whole genome shotgun sequence, one DNA window encodes the following:
- the LOC138335467 gene encoding dihydropteridine reductase-like → MATTVGRVLVYGGKGALGSACVSFFKTKNYWVGSIDLAPNEQADANILVKVDATWKDQESQVLGEMDSLLGGNKLDGVFCVAGGWAGGNAASKDFVKNADLMWKQSVWTSAISASVASKHLKEGGVLTLTGAMPALEGTPGMIGYGMAKAAVHQLVKSLACDKGGMPANTLTAAILPVTLDTPMNRKFMSEADFSTWTSLEFVTGLFDKWLNGSERPANGSLMKLVTKDNVTDVSAV, encoded by the exons ATGGCAACTACCGTGGGAAGAGTTTTGGTTTACGGAGGAAAAGGAGCACTTGGTTCAGCATGCGTTTCTTTTTTCAAAACGAAGAACTAT tGGGTTGGATCTATTGATCTTGCACCAAATGAACAAGCTGATGCCAACATCCTTGTGAAGGTTGACGCCACATGGAAGGACCAGGAATCTCAGGTGCTGGGAGAGATGGACTCACTGCTGGGGGGAAACAAATTAGATGGAGTGTTCTGTGTGGCAGGTGGCTGGGCAGGTGGTAATGCTGCATCTAAAG ACTTTGTGAAGAATGCTGATTTAATGTGGAAACAAAGCGTATGGACCTCCGCCATATCAGCTAGTGTTGCCTCCAAACATTTGAAGGAAGGGGGCGTGCTGACCTTGACAGGAGCCATGCCTGCATTAGAAGGAACCCCAG GGATGATTGGATATGGTATGGCCAAAGCTGCCGTTCATCAACTTGTAAAAAGTCTAGCGTGTGACAAGGGTGGAATGCCAGCCAACACCTTGACTGCCGCCATTCTCCC AGTTACCTTGGATACACCAATGAACCGTAAATTTATGTCAGAGGCAGACTTCTCCACTTGGACTTCATTGGAGTTTGTGACCGG GCTTTTCGACAAATGGTTGAATGGAAGTGAGAGGCCAGCCAATGGAAGTTTAATGAAGCTGGTCACAAAAGATAATGTCACGGATGTATCAGCTGTCTGA
- the LOC138335468 gene encoding E3 ubiquitin-protein ligase KCMF1-like isoform X1 gives MSRHEGVSCDSCLKGNFRGKRYKCLVCYDYDLCATCYEAGATTTRHTADHSMQCILTRNDFDLFYGGEALTAEQTQAFTCPYCGKMGFTEASLQEHVTSDHSDASTEVVCPICAALPGGDPNYVTDDFAEHLTLQHRIPREFDEPVGIRHVRRIPHPGRGVGGNRSRRANMHFSSGGTSLTGLSPGGRETMDPIAELLSQLSSVRSRAAAAQSVSSQLQQLEMQLQSTRYGQRQQLERLPNRRTMESGKSNITNSSTTGISTDSQSQGGSTNQTAVNTDSPYLLARCLDSTVTESEQSIYEEREDRGAFVQELLLSTLTEQLHLEQDLDTLIGGDSSNDSEKRSSKLPTTTSSEGDQHPGAGGASPVHQQQNTNSLGRDPGTAAKSSLTEKGNQVSPTQKQHAGGGGGGTVVTLSRQSQGHSFQGVTLRQNHGSTMSGGSQVYNSLPGSNAVQALAGAGIGAGNLHPLPGRPGSGGRDRDGRVNPAAAKKNMYKQLPTSQASDREPPPH, from the exons ATGTCGCGTCATGAAG GGGTCAGCTGTGATTCGTGTCTGAAGGGAAACTTTCGAGGGAAACGTTACAAGTGCCTGGTTTGTTACGACTATGACCTGTGCGCCACCTGTTATGAGGCTGGGGCTACCACGACGCGGCACACTGCTGACCACTCCATGCAATGTATTCTCACAAGGAATGACTTTG ATTTATTCTACGGAGGTGAGGCTCTGACAGCAGAGCAGACCCAGGCTTTTACCTGTCCATACTGTGGTAAGATGGGATTCACCGAGGCTAGTCTCCAGGAGCACGTCACCTCGGATCATTCAGACGCTTCCACGGAAGTT GTGTGTCCAATTTGTGCTGCTTTGCCGGGAGGAGATCCGAACTACGTTACAGATGACTTTGCAGAACATTTGACCTTACAACACAGAATCCCAAGAGAATTT GATGAACCTGTTGGTATCCGACATGTGCGGAGAATTCCTCACCCTGGACGAGGGGTAGGGGGAAACAGGTCTAGAAGAGCAAATATGCACTTTTCCTCTGGAGGTACATCGCTGACGGGGCTCTCTCCGGGAGGGCGAGAAACGATGGACCCGATCGCAGAACTTTTGTCTCAGTTGTCTAGTGTGAGGAGTCGAGCTGCTGCAGCCCAAAGTGTATCTTCACAGCTTCAACAGCTAGAAATGCAGTTACAGTCAACCAGGTATGGACAGCG ACAACAACTGGAGCGTTTGCCAAATAGACGTACAATGGAATCGGGAAAATCCAACATTACCAATTCTTCAACTACTGGCATCAGCACAGACTCACAGAGTCAGGGGGGCAGTACTAATCAAACAGCTGTCAACACGGACTCGCCATACTTATTAGCCAG gTGCCTCGACTCTACTGTGACGGAGTCAGAACAGAGTATATACGAGGAGCGTGAGGATCGTGGTGCGTTTGTGCAGGAACTATTATTATCCACATTGACAGAACAGTTACACTTAGAGCAGGACTTGGATACGTTAATAGGTGGTGATAGTTCAAATGATTCAGAAAAGAGGAGTAGCAAGTTACCCACGACTACTTCAAGTGAAGGTGATCAACATCCTGGTGCAGGGGGTGCAAGTCCTGTACATCagcaacaaaatacaaatagcCTGGGAAGGGATCCGGGCACTGCTGCCAAGTCTTCATTAACAGAGAAAGGCAATCAGGTTTCTCCCACACAGAAACAGCAcgcaggaggaggaggaggcGGCACTGTGGTCACGCTTTCTCGACAAAGTCAGGGGCACTCATTTCAGGGTGTTACCCTTCGACAAAATCATGGATCCACCATGTCTGGTGGGAGTCAAGTTTATAATTCACTTCCAGGCTCAAATGCAGTTCAGGCTTTGGCTGGGGCTGGGATTGGCGCTGGAAATCTTCACCCTCTCCCTGGGCGGCCAGGGTCAGGGGGCAGAGACAGAGACGGTCGTGTGAATCCGGCCGCTGCAAAAAAgaacatgtacaaacagttACCGACATCTCAAGCTTCTGATCGTGAGCCCCCACCCCACTGA
- the LOC138335468 gene encoding E3 ubiquitin-protein ligase KCMF1-like isoform X2: MSRHEGVSCDSCLKGNFRGKRYKCLVCYDYDLCATCYEAGATTTRHTADHSMQCILTRNDFDLFYGGEALTAEQTQAFTCPYCGKMGFTEASLQEHVTSDHSDASTEVVCPICAALPGGDPNYVTDDFAEHLTLQHRIPREFDEPVGIRHVRRIPHPGRGVGGNRSRRANMHFSSGGTSLTGLSPGGRETMDPIAELLSQLSSVRSRAAAAQSVSSQLQQLEMQLQSTRQQLERLPNRRTMESGKSNITNSSTTGISTDSQSQGGSTNQTAVNTDSPYLLARCLDSTVTESEQSIYEEREDRGAFVQELLLSTLTEQLHLEQDLDTLIGGDSSNDSEKRSSKLPTTTSSEGDQHPGAGGASPVHQQQNTNSLGRDPGTAAKSSLTEKGNQVSPTQKQHAGGGGGGTVVTLSRQSQGHSFQGVTLRQNHGSTMSGGSQVYNSLPGSNAVQALAGAGIGAGNLHPLPGRPGSGGRDRDGRVNPAAAKKNMYKQLPTSQASDREPPPH, encoded by the exons ATGTCGCGTCATGAAG GGGTCAGCTGTGATTCGTGTCTGAAGGGAAACTTTCGAGGGAAACGTTACAAGTGCCTGGTTTGTTACGACTATGACCTGTGCGCCACCTGTTATGAGGCTGGGGCTACCACGACGCGGCACACTGCTGACCACTCCATGCAATGTATTCTCACAAGGAATGACTTTG ATTTATTCTACGGAGGTGAGGCTCTGACAGCAGAGCAGACCCAGGCTTTTACCTGTCCATACTGTGGTAAGATGGGATTCACCGAGGCTAGTCTCCAGGAGCACGTCACCTCGGATCATTCAGACGCTTCCACGGAAGTT GTGTGTCCAATTTGTGCTGCTTTGCCGGGAGGAGATCCGAACTACGTTACAGATGACTTTGCAGAACATTTGACCTTACAACACAGAATCCCAAGAGAATTT GATGAACCTGTTGGTATCCGACATGTGCGGAGAATTCCTCACCCTGGACGAGGGGTAGGGGGAAACAGGTCTAGAAGAGCAAATATGCACTTTTCCTCTGGAGGTACATCGCTGACGGGGCTCTCTCCGGGAGGGCGAGAAACGATGGACCCGATCGCAGAACTTTTGTCTCAGTTGTCTAGTGTGAGGAGTCGAGCTGCTGCAGCCCAAAGTGTATCTTCACAGCTTCAACAGCTAGAAATGCAGTTACAGTCAACCAG ACAACAACTGGAGCGTTTGCCAAATAGACGTACAATGGAATCGGGAAAATCCAACATTACCAATTCTTCAACTACTGGCATCAGCACAGACTCACAGAGTCAGGGGGGCAGTACTAATCAAACAGCTGTCAACACGGACTCGCCATACTTATTAGCCAG gTGCCTCGACTCTACTGTGACGGAGTCAGAACAGAGTATATACGAGGAGCGTGAGGATCGTGGTGCGTTTGTGCAGGAACTATTATTATCCACATTGACAGAACAGTTACACTTAGAGCAGGACTTGGATACGTTAATAGGTGGTGATAGTTCAAATGATTCAGAAAAGAGGAGTAGCAAGTTACCCACGACTACTTCAAGTGAAGGTGATCAACATCCTGGTGCAGGGGGTGCAAGTCCTGTACATCagcaacaaaatacaaatagcCTGGGAAGGGATCCGGGCACTGCTGCCAAGTCTTCATTAACAGAGAAAGGCAATCAGGTTTCTCCCACACAGAAACAGCAcgcaggaggaggaggaggcGGCACTGTGGTCACGCTTTCTCGACAAAGTCAGGGGCACTCATTTCAGGGTGTTACCCTTCGACAAAATCATGGATCCACCATGTCTGGTGGGAGTCAAGTTTATAATTCACTTCCAGGCTCAAATGCAGTTCAGGCTTTGGCTGGGGCTGGGATTGGCGCTGGAAATCTTCACCCTCTCCCTGGGCGGCCAGGGTCAGGGGGCAGAGACAGAGACGGTCGTGTGAATCCGGCCGCTGCAAAAAAgaacatgtacaaacagttACCGACATCTCAAGCTTCTGATCGTGAGCCCCCACCCCACTGA
- the LOC138335469 gene encoding protein fem-1 homolog C-like translates to MMACTSARCEDVDVSWYASIVHNCIQEDKLSKLKATLRKFSKEQRRKIVNFKINGNAALFNACLRGKVHIGNYILDECGGDYEQRGIYEVEIDHSRHDVTPLWCAAVAGNLEVVKSLISHGANINSPSDTESTPVRSACYMTNISVVKLLVDNGADIHKPNINGGTCLINSVQSVRLCEFLISKGVDVNARDNSGNLALHYAIREGRLDTVMLLLGCGSNHTAKNDFGDDALQTAALRGFTSIVDYILENTAQNKETAIHSYELLGTNFVDEVHDIVRALGAWKKAMAMRYEDPNNIITKELPVSTNYAYQHAREPTTLKELEEVIEPDDVYMQALLIRERIIGPFHKDTTFGLMYRGAVYADSHRYQRCVDLWKYAYILRNKKGEPLNHECLFTVQALIKLFWEMQVELESGATEEKVQITDAFEVFSILIQQIEGGINFLATRPTNPSSSLVDFQLLLQLSLHVVHLISRLEPKDQQKFEFHSLVHRLVTLDPRGQDMESLLHLAVDPKISLTSEEFYSPFPSLAVVQTLITLGAQTNAVDKKRNTPLHNSIKFLTYSELQNEGILACLLQNGAHVDIYNGEGLSALQMMQNQGLPVPPLQYRTLRCLAAEVIMRYKIPYHTEVPVSLFSFIEMHG, encoded by the exons ATGATGGCGTGTACATCGGCTCGCTGCGAAGATGTTGACGTCTCTTGGTACGCTTCTATTGTACACAACTGCATCCAGGAAGACAAACTGAGCAAGCTCAAGGCAACACTCAGGAAGTTCTCTAAAGAGCAGCGACGaaaaattgtcaattttaaaattaacgGTAATGCTGCCTTATTCAATGCATGTCTTAGAGGGAAGGTACATATTGGAAATTATATACTGGACGAGTGCGGAGGTGACTACGAACAGCGTGGAATTTACGAGGTTGAGATTGATCATTCTCGGCACGATGTTACACCATTGTGGTGCGCAGCTGTGGCAGGAAACCTTGAGGTGGTGAAATCGTTGATTTCACATGGTGCAAATATAAACAGTCCGTCAGATACGGAGTCGACACCGGTGCGGTCGGCTTGTTACATGACAAATATCTCGGTGGTGAAGCTTTTGGTGGACAACGGCGCGGACATTCACAAGCCTAACATTAATGGTGGTACATGTCTTATCAACTCTGTTCAGAGTGTGCGTCTGTGTGAGTTTCTTATATCTAAAGGTGTGGACGTAAATGCAAGAGACAACTCCGGCAACCTTGCTTTGCATTACGCTATAAGGGAGGGCAGGTTAGATACTGTGATGTTACTATTGGGCTGTGGCTCGAACCACACTGCCAAAAATGATTTTGGGGATGATGCTCTACAGACAGCAGCATTGCGAGGGTTTACATCAATTGTGGACTATATTTTAGAAAATACTGCACAGAATAAAGAAACTGCTATTCATTCCTATGAACTTCTCGGTACAAACTTTGTGGATGAAGTACATGATATTGTCCGTGCTCTTGGGGCGTGGAAGAAAGCCATGGCCATGAGATACGAGGACCCAAATAACATTATAACAAAGGAATTGCCAGTTTCAACCAATTATGCATACCAACATGCAAGGGAACCGACAACTTTAAAAGAATTAGAAGAGGTCATAGAACCAGATGATGTCTACATGCAGGCCCTCCTGATCCGGGAGAGGATCATTGGGCCTTTCCACAAAGACACAACCTTTGGGTTGATGTACCGGGGTGCTGTGTACGCCGACAGTCACAGATATCAACGGTGTGTGGACCTGTGGAAATATGCATACATACTTCGTAACAAGAAGGGGGAACCACTCAACCATGAATGTCTGTTTACTGTGCAGGCACTTATCAAGCTCTTCTGGGAGATGCAGGTGGAGCTTGAATCTGGGGCTACAGAAGAAAAG GTACAAATCACAGATGCCTTTGAGGTGTTTTCAATTCTGATTCAACAAATTGAAGGTGGAATAAACTTCCTCGCCACACGTCCTACGAACCCGAGCTCGTCTCTCGTCGACTTCCAACTGCTTCTCCAGCTGTCCTTGCATGTGGTTCATCTGATATCACGACTAGAACCAAAAGATCAACAGAAATTTGAATTCCACAGTCTTGTTCACAGGCTTGTCACCCTTGACCCACGTGGCCAAGACATGGAAAGTTTGCTGCATCTCGCTGTGGATCCGAAAATCTCACTGACCAGTGAAGAGTTCTACTCCCCATTCCCTTCACTGGCCGTTGTCCAAACTCTCATTACTTTAGGGGCGCAGACAAATGCCGTAGACAAGAAAAGGAACACTCCACTTCATAATAGCATCAAATTTCTCACTTACTCGGAGCTACAGAATGAAGGGATTTTGGCCTGCTTATTGCAGAATGGTGCTCACGTGGACATATACAATGGCGAAGGTTTAAGTGCATTACAAATGATGCAAAACCAGGGACTGCCAGTACCCCCGCTACAGTATCGCACACTTAGGTGTCTAGCAGCAGAGGTCATTATGCGCTACAAAATACCTTATCATACTGAAGTTCCGGTGTCTCTATTCTCTTTCATAGAAATGCATGGATGA